In a single window of the bacterium genome:
- a CDS encoding phosphatidylglycerophosphatase A: protein MLNAHKLLGTALGVGYLPKAPGTWGSLLALAIYFIFFPSSSSLLIHAVFFIIIAAVFGLGVVSATRLEKVYGHDPSCVVIDEVVGLWIALWFLPKTWIVMIGAFVLFRFFDITKWFGINRLQDLPKGWGVMMDDVLAGIWANVILQIVVRIY, encoded by the coding sequence ATGCTGAATGCGCATAAGCTCCTGGGTACGGCGTTGGGGGTGGGTTATCTTCCGAAAGCGCCGGGTACTTGGGGAAGTCTTTTGGCACTGGCTATATACTTCATTTTTTTTCCTTCGTCATCTTCCTTATTGATTCACGCTGTTTTTTTTATTATTATCGCCGCAGTTTTCGGGCTTGGCGTGGTCTCCGCGACGCGTCTGGAAAAGGTGTACGGGCACGATCCTTCGTGTGTTGTCATTGATGAAGTCGTTGGACTTTGGATCGCCTTATGGTTTCTTCCGAAAACGTGGATTGTAATGATCGGCGCTTTTGTTCTTTTCCGTTTTTTTGACATTACCAAATGGTTTGGCATTAATCGCCTGCAGGACTTACCGAAGGGATGGGGCGTCATGATGGATGATGTACTTGCCGGTATTTGGGCCAATGTAATTTTGCAAATAGTCGTAAGAATATATTGA
- the pgsA gene encoding CDP-diacylglycerol--glycerol-3-phosphate 3-phosphatidyltransferase produces the protein MFILAMRFIPNILTILRILLTPVFVFCLLSDEYQVYSVALFVFASVTDWVDGYLARKYSYHSGLGKFLDPLADKILVLSAFFSFVYLGFVKLWMVMVIVIRDFMITSLRSYAIRRGKPMMTNFFAKLKTAFQMLMIGLILIFIAMQSLIHMTISEQLNYFIYIVTHYEVIYVGMLVVTTVTVISGLLYLYENRESLRSLHSPSQVKNT, from the coding sequence ATGTTTATCTTAGCCATGCGTTTTATACCTAACATATTAACTATCCTTCGCATCCTGCTAACTCCGGTATTTGTTTTTTGTTTGCTGTCCGATGAGTATCAGGTTTACTCCGTTGCTCTTTTTGTTTTTGCATCGGTGACCGATTGGGTAGATGGTTATTTGGCGCGCAAATACAGTTACCATTCCGGATTGGGTAAATTCCTTGATCCTTTGGCTGATAAAATACTGGTATTATCGGCATTTTTTTCATTCGTTTATCTCGGATTTGTAAAGCTATGGATGGTGATGGTGATTGTGATCCGCGATTTTATGATAACCAGCCTCCGTTCGTATGCGATACGTCGCGGTAAACCGATGATGACTAATTTTTTTGCCAAGCTCAAAACGGCTTTTCAGATGTTGATGATCGGATTGATTTTAATTTTTATTGCCATGCAATCGTTGATACATATGACGATCAGTGAGCAACTAAATTATTTCATCTACATCGTCACGCACTACGAAGTGATCTACGTAGGGATGCTGGTGGTGACGACGGTCACCGTGATATCCGGTCTTTTGTATTTGTATGAAAACCGTGAAAGCCTTCGTTCTCTTCATTCACCTTCACAAGTCAAAAACACGTAA
- a CDS encoding lipoate--protein ligase family protein — protein MRKTWQWIDTGKQPGSFNMAFDEYLAAEVGSGLRPTTLRFFQWHPYCISLGKHQNISEINSEKAHHDGLEIVFRPTGGRAILHAQELTYSIVYRDDIRGSVEESHAHISTAIAIALRRLGYEAYCTTEQTDFKQHYRNPSSALCFSSSAKSEIQIEGKKVVGSAQRRYAQATLQHGSILIGDFHRKLADYIHADAATKNILQRVMNEKTTELNQYIAVDIAALKESLREAFSEFFSVDWTEGAWQADAIASHHQRSAFMV, from the coding sequence GTGCGTAAAACATGGCAGTGGATAGATACGGGGAAGCAGCCCGGAAGTTTCAACATGGCTTTTGACGAATATTTAGCGGCAGAAGTCGGCTCCGGTTTGCGGCCAACCACTTTACGTTTTTTCCAATGGCATCCGTATTGCATTTCACTGGGCAAACATCAGAATATATCCGAAATCAATTCTGAAAAAGCGCATCACGACGGACTTGAAATTGTCTTTCGGCCGACGGGTGGGCGTGCCATTCTCCATGCACAAGAATTGACCTACAGTATTGTCTATCGTGACGATATCCGCGGTTCGGTCGAAGAATCCCACGCGCATATCAGCACGGCGATTGCTATTGCTTTGCGCCGATTGGGATATGAAGCCTATTGTACGACCGAGCAGACTGATTTCAAGCAGCATTATCGAAATCCCTCTTCCGCGTTGTGTTTCTCCAGTTCCGCTAAATCAGAAATTCAGATTGAGGGGAAAAAAGTCGTTGGCAGTGCGCAGCGGCGATATGCGCAGGCTACGCTCCAGCATGGTTCGATCCTAATCGGAGATTTTCACCGAAAGCTGGCCGATTATATCCATGCCGACGCGGCTACTAAAAATATTTTGCAACGCGTTATGAATGAAAAAACTACCGAGCTGAATCAGTACATAGCCGTGGATATTGCTGCTCTCAAAGAATCGCTCCGGGAAGCTTTTTCCGAATTTTTTTCGGTAGATTGGACAGAGGGCGCGTGGCAAGCCGATGCGATCGCATCACACCATCAGCGCTCCGCTTTCATGGTGTGA
- a CDS encoding RluA family pseudouridine synthase — translation MSFRDIVVLFEDEHFIAVHKPSGLLTIADRFDTKAPNLADLLRDERGFVFKVHRLDKPTSGVVLFAKHKEAHQSVSLQFEKHTIQKNYLALVSGRVQEKQYNVDVPIGEAERGLMKIDRTHGKPSETEFSVIESFTRWTWLEARPKTGRTHQIRIHCLAKGTPIVGDMHYGSETGIFLSQLKKNYKRTGDSDEKALPGRLALHAAALTFLHPWENRPITVSAPLPKDLQSTLNQLRKYAAVAASSHHESGALMV, via the coding sequence ATGTCATTTAGGGATATCGTTGTACTCTTTGAGGACGAACACTTCATTGCAGTACATAAACCGTCCGGGCTTTTGACGATTGCAGATCGGTTTGATACGAAAGCGCCGAATTTAGCGGATTTACTCCGTGATGAAAGGGGTTTCGTATTCAAAGTGCATCGTCTGGATAAACCGACCAGCGGTGTAGTACTTTTCGCTAAACATAAGGAAGCGCACCAATCCGTCAGTTTACAATTTGAAAAACATACCATCCAAAAAAATTATTTGGCATTAGTTTCCGGCCGCGTGCAGGAAAAACAATACAACGTGGATGTGCCGATCGGTGAAGCAGAACGCGGATTGATGAAAATTGATCGTACGCATGGGAAACCTTCAGAAACAGAGTTTAGCGTGATAGAGTCGTTTACACGATGGACATGGCTTGAAGCACGTCCAAAAACAGGGCGTACCCATCAGATACGAATCCACTGTCTTGCGAAAGGTACGCCGATCGTCGGGGATATGCATTACGGTAGTGAGACCGGAATATTTTTATCGCAGTTGAAAAAAAACTATAAGAGAACCGGCGATTCGGATGAAAAAGCCTTGCCGGGGAGATTGGCGCTTCACGCTGCAGCGCTTACTTTTTTGCATCCATGGGAAAACAGGCCAATTACTGTTTCAGCGCCTTTGCCCAAAGACTTGCAAAGTACATTGAATCAGCTTCGAAAATATGCGGCTGTTGCGGCGTCTTCACACCATGAAAGCGGAGCGCTGATGGTGTGA
- a CDS encoding peptidylprolyl isomerase, with protein sequence MIISKFFFRRFFWGAVAVSVILTGSLSAQTGRQLIDKIAAVVDDEAIMMSEVQQYAYFEAMNLHINPSNTEEFDKIMRRVLETMIQQKIMLAQARFDSITIDEAQVEQSLEQQIRERVQQAGGEDELERAMGKSVKELKRLYRPNIRKQMLAQRIQSTKFNDVKVSRSEIEKFFEEFQDSLPQIGASVKFSQILLEVKAGDEAFAEARRMAQMYLDSIKKGADFATIAKAVSTDPGSGKKGGDLGWFNRNDFVKEFADAAVRLEPGEISDVVKSEFGYHIIQMIEKSGERIHVRHILLGVANGPEDKTRTREKLGRIRQDILEGKISFEKAALQYSDDPAKKGNLGNMGWIEIATLQDKSFVKALDPLKNEEISEPFETPFGFFIVQLHDRRDTRKLNLNEDWQTIENFALRQKQAKEMDKWLEKIKSKFFIDVRL encoded by the coding sequence ATGATTATCAGTAAGTTTTTCTTTCGTCGATTTTTTTGGGGTGCGGTGGCCGTGTCGGTTATTTTAACCGGATCACTATCGGCGCAGACGGGGCGTCAGTTAATTGACAAAATTGCCGCGGTTGTGGATGATGAAGCGATCATGATGTCGGAAGTGCAACAGTATGCGTACTTCGAAGCGATGAATCTACACATCAATCCGAGTAATACCGAAGAATTTGATAAAATCATGAGACGTGTATTAGAGACCATGATCCAGCAAAAGATCATGCTCGCTCAGGCGCGGTTTGACAGTATCACGATAGATGAAGCCCAAGTCGAACAATCGCTGGAACAGCAGATTCGCGAGCGCGTCCAGCAAGCCGGCGGTGAAGACGAACTCGAACGGGCCATGGGCAAATCTGTGAAAGAACTCAAACGCTTGTACCGACCGAATATTCGTAAACAGATGCTGGCCCAACGCATACAAAGCACTAAGTTTAACGATGTCAAGGTGTCGCGTAGCGAAATAGAAAAATTCTTTGAAGAGTTTCAGGACAGCTTGCCTCAGATCGGAGCATCGGTAAAATTCAGCCAGATCTTACTTGAAGTGAAAGCCGGCGATGAAGCGTTTGCCGAAGCGCGACGCATGGCGCAAATGTATCTTGACTCGATCAAAAAAGGTGCGGACTTCGCAACGATTGCCAAGGCGGTATCCACCGATCCGGGTTCCGGAAAAAAAGGCGGTGATTTGGGCTGGTTCAATCGCAACGACTTTGTAAAAGAATTTGCCGATGCGGCCGTACGTCTCGAGCCGGGTGAAATTTCCGATGTTGTCAAATCGGAATTTGGTTATCACATCATACAGATGATTGAAAAGAGCGGTGAACGCATTCACGTACGCCACATTTTATTGGGCGTGGCCAATGGTCCCGAAGATAAAACCCGTACGCGCGAAAAATTGGGCCGCATTCGTCAGGATATTTTGGAAGGCAAAATATCATTTGAAAAAGCGGCGCTGCAGTATTCGGATGATCCTGCCAAAAAAGGCAATCTCGGTAACATGGGATGGATAGAGATCGCTACGTTGCAGGATAAATCGTTTGTAAAAGCGCTGGATCCTCTAAAAAACGAAGAAATTTCCGAACCGTTTGAAACTCCTTTTGGTTTCTTCATAGTACAGTTACATGACCGTCGTGATACACGCAAGTTGAATCTTAATGAAGACTGGCAAACCATTGAAAATTTCGCCCTGCGTCAAAAACAGGCCAAAGAAATGGACAAATGGCTCGAAAAAATCAAATCCAAGTTCTTTATTGATGTTCGTTTATAG
- a CDS encoding aldehyde dehydrogenase family protein has protein sequence MPAPADVKIFDVKNTKLFINNTFVDAASNRTFETINPATGKAICAISEGDKNDIDVAVSAARKAFSDGSKWARMSGSRRGKLLWKVSELITQNADELAYLETVDCGKPISETKNIEIPVTADIFAYYAGAATKIEGETIPVNGNYFNYTLREPLGVLGLIIPWNFPLITAARKIAAALAAGNTVVVKPSEFTPLTTLKLAELFAEAGFPEGVFNVVTGFGKTAGAALVTHADVDGIAFTGSTTTGQEIMKTAALTMKRLSLELGGKSPNIVFADTDLDTTIKMAAAAIFYNKGEVCTAGSRLLIEESIHDEFIEKLAARAAKMMPGDPLNPETKLGPLTSELQMNKVMSYVQAGKSEGAALLAGGNRIGNDGYFFQPTVFGNVDTSMKIATEEIFGPVLATMKFKDFDDVVEKANRTYYGLAAGIWTRDIKKAHTLAKKIKAGTVWINTYNMYDAAMPYGGYKMSGFTRECGMEAIYEFYTQVKSVWVDLN, from the coding sequence ATGCCTGCTCCCGCCGATGTTAAGATTTTTGACGTCAAAAACACTAAACTTTTCATAAACAATACGTTTGTTGATGCCGCTTCAAATCGAACATTTGAAACGATCAATCCTGCTACGGGTAAAGCGATATGTGCTATTTCCGAAGGCGATAAAAACGATATTGACGTTGCCGTTTCGGCAGCGCGTAAAGCTTTTTCTGACGGGAGCAAGTGGGCACGCATGAGCGGAAGTCGCCGCGGCAAATTGTTGTGGAAAGTCAGTGAATTGATTACCCAAAACGCTGATGAGTTAGCATACCTTGAGACTGTGGATTGTGGTAAACCAATTTCCGAAACTAAAAACATTGAGATACCTGTAACGGCGGATATTTTTGCGTATTACGCGGGTGCTGCCACCAAGATCGAGGGCGAAACAATACCTGTTAACGGTAATTATTTTAACTATACTCTGCGTGAGCCGCTCGGTGTTTTGGGATTGATCATTCCGTGGAATTTTCCGTTGATCACGGCAGCACGCAAGATTGCTGCGGCTTTGGCGGCGGGCAATACGGTCGTAGTGAAGCCGTCGGAATTTACGCCGCTCACGACACTTAAGCTGGCCGAACTTTTTGCGGAAGCGGGTTTTCCCGAAGGTGTGTTTAATGTCGTAACCGGATTTGGAAAAACGGCCGGTGCCGCACTGGTCACACACGCCGATGTGGATGGCATTGCTTTTACCGGGAGCACGACGACAGGGCAGGAAATTATGAAAACTGCGGCGTTGACGATGAAACGTCTTTCACTGGAGTTGGGCGGCAAATCACCGAATATCGTTTTCGCGGATACGGATCTGGATACGACGATCAAGATGGCGGCGGCCGCTATTTTTTACAACAAAGGTGAAGTCTGTACGGCAGGTTCTCGTCTTCTGATCGAAGAAAGTATTCATGATGAATTTATAGAAAAATTAGCTGCACGTGCGGCCAAAATGATGCCGGGTGATCCGTTGAATCCCGAGACCAAACTCGGTCCGCTCACATCAGAACTGCAAATGAATAAAGTGATGAGTTATGTGCAAGCCGGTAAATCCGAAGGTGCGGCGCTTCTTGCCGGAGGAAATCGTATCGGCAACGATGGATATTTTTTCCAGCCCACCGTTTTCGGAAATGTGGATACGTCCATGAAAATTGCTACCGAAGAAATTTTCGGGCCGGTCCTGGCGACGATGAAGTTCAAAGATTTTGATGATGTCGTCGAAAAAGCCAATCGCACGTACTACGGGCTTGCCGCAGGGATATGGACGCGTGATATCAAGAAGGCGCACACGTTAGCCAAAAAAATCAAAGCCGGCACGGTATGGATCAATACATATAACATGTACGATGCGGCGATGCCATACGGCGGATACAAAATGTCCGGTTTTACGCGCGAATGCGGTATGGAAGCGATTTACGAATTTTACACGCAGGTCAAATCCGTATGGGTGGATCTCAATTGA